The following coding sequences lie in one Cannabis sativa cultivar Pink pepper isolate KNU-18-1 chromosome 5, ASM2916894v1, whole genome shotgun sequence genomic window:
- the LOC115716679 gene encoding uncharacterized protein LOC115716679: MRLEMELDYEKNCSVGLSPNTVLPTHQNCSYNGNGVTKGRISRKDELLILKDDFREINFSRYRSVSCKSNASRPVTKECSVEFKRGSIYQSSKEVRKMKKMGTMEGRKKIEVSRNSDLSLSVVDSLCSSDEETSKRRSPAMAFGSSSVMTSVSKPYVEPHKSNSFFEICLDPGSRGNNSAECVGAAASVDSKMRSEPVIGPLSSSNELPERDAFRTLHKSVSAKVELPPSPSQSESDCSSKTSSKVRFSPIRKMFDPFMKSKSLRSPLSYVVEPGEVRTNGLTNMRTNKTNRKSHVQNFSDRAQDLDCESQIKSKNQSFISCSPVHLHAYLKLENKHGLPVFEFSLKSPEDVLVAKTWKAKDAFNWVYTFHSSDGGKKSNASRLGLLDNDKDSSMVGQMQVSCYLCSELKEGVFDNSMVTEFVLYDIAHARLSGTATKCTLDSDKVSRGSDEGLVGETLELENKTRGDEVKVQQKHVSDDEFNHSNSCPWKSASLHPSLEIAAIVMHAPFEKRESLKYKRGDKNNERTHKNLLNLSMAEQRKQDFSDGRTPDKVKVVIPAGNHGLPSTESGSPSSLLNRWRLGGGCDCGGWDMACPLTVLGNPHFHCANNSQSLVENQMPMELYVQGVKDSRPALTMTVIEEGLYAVGFHAQLSSLQAFSICVSILHGTETSVDTTQDRNKELSRGTSLKLLIEEEVKFLIEAVTAEKRNVTKRVKEIPPSYVLNPPFSPISRV; this comes from the exons ATGAGACTGGAGATGGAGTTAGACTATGAAAAGAACTGTTCAGTGGGTTTGAGTCCTAATACTGTTCTTCCAACTCATCAAAATTGTTCATATAATGGGAATGGAGTCACAAAAGGAAGAATTTCACGTAAAGATGAGTTATTGATTCTAAAGGATGATTTCAGAGAGATCAACTTTAGTCGTTATCGCAGTGTTTCGTGTAAAAGCAATGCATCTCGACCTGTTACAAAAGAATGTAGTGTAGAGTTTAAGCGAGGTTCGATATATCAAAGCTCAAAAGAGGTGAGGAAAATGAAGAAAATGGGAACTATGGAGGGGAGGAAAAAAATTGAAGTGTCAAGAAATAGTGACCTTTCTTTGTCTGTTGTTGATTCGTTGTGTAGCTCAGATGAAGAAACCTCAAAAAGAAGATCTCCAGCAATGGCTTTTGGTTCAAGTTCTGTTATGACATCTGTTTCCAAGCCTTATGTGGAACCACATAAGTCGAATAGCTTTTTCGAAATCTGTTTGGATCCTGGTAGTAGGGGGAACAATTCTGCTGAGTGTGTAGGTGCAGCAGCCTCTGTGGATTCAAAAATGAGAAGTGAGCCTGTTATTGGTCCTCTGAGTAGTAGTAATGAGCTTCCAGAAAGAGATGCATTTAGGACACTGCACAAATCAGTTTCTGCCAAGGTAGAGTTGCCACCTTCCCCTTCTCAATCTGAAAGTGATTGCTCCTCGAAGACCAGCTCAAAGGTTCGGTTCAGTCCCATTAGAAAGATGTTTGATCCATTCATGAAGTCAAAGTCTTTGCGAAGTCCTTTAAGCTATGTTGTGGAACCAGGAGAGGTCAGAACAAATGGATTGACAAACATGAGAACAAACAAGACAAATCGAAAATCTCATGTGCAGAACTTTTCTGATAGAGCACAGGATTTAGATTGTGAATCTCAGATCAAGAGCAAAAATCAGTCTTTCATTTCATGTTCACCTGTTCACTTACATGCCTATCTTAAGctggaaaataaacatggttTACCGGTTTTTGAGTTTTCACTAAAATCTCCAGAAGATGTCCTTGTAGCTAAGACATGGAAAGCAAAGGATGCATTTAACTGGGTGTATACATTCCACTCCAGTGACGGCGGTAAGAAGAGTAATGCCAGTAGATTGGGTTTGCTTGACAATGACAAAGATTCCTCAATGGTTGGACAGATGCAAGTTTCCTGTTATCTATGTTCAGAACTAAAAGAGGGTGTTTTTGACAATTCCATGGTGACAGAGTTTGTGTTGTATGACATTGCTCATGCAAGACTAAGTGGTACTGCCACGAAATGTACCCTTGATAGTGACAAAGTTTCCAGAGGTTCAGATGAAGGCTTGGTTGGGGAGACATTAGAGTTGGAAAATAAGACTCGTGGAGATGAGGTCAAGGTTCAACAAAAACATGTTTCTGATGATGAATTTAATCATTCAAATTCATGCCCTTGGAAATCTGCAAGTTTGCACCCGAGTCTTGAAATCGCAGCTATTGTCATGCATGCTCCATTtgagaagagagagagcttaAAATACAAGAGAGGTGATAAGAATAATGAGAGAACACATAAGAACTTACTTAATCTCTCTATGGCTGAACAAAGGAAGCAAGATTTTTCTGATGGGAGGACTCCAGATAAGGTGAAGGTGGTCATTCCAGCAGGAAATCATGGCTTGCCAAGCACTGAAAGCGGGAGCCCATCATCGTTACTAAATCGTTGGAGGTTGGGTGGAGGGTGTGATTGTGGTGGATGGGACATGGCCTGTCCTCTTACTGTTTTGGGCAATCCACATTTCCATTGTGCCAATAACAGTCAATCACTTGTGGAGAATCAGATGCCTATGGAGTTATATGTTCAG GGAGTGAAAGATAGTAGACCAGCATTGACCATGACAGTCATTGAGGAAGGACTGTATGCAGTTGGTTTTCATGCCCAGTTATCTAGTTTACAAGCATTCTCCATTTGTGTTTCCATTCTTCATGGGACAGAAACCTCGGTGGACACCACACAGGATAGAAACAAAGAGTTATCACGGGGAACTTCGCTGAAACTACTCATTGAAGAGGAAGTGAAGTTCTTGATCGAAGCAGTCACAGCGGAGAAGAGGAATGTCACTAAGAGGGTAAAAGAAATCCCACCATCTTATGTGCTCAATCCACCATTTTCTCCGATTTCAAGAGTGTGA